The genomic region GACCTGCTGGTCGCCACGGTCGTGCCGGCTCCCGGCGGCGGCTACGCCTTCGGTACCGAGGTGGCGTGGATGCACGCCGCGATCGCCGCCGGCGCCCGCGTCGCCGGCGTCGTCGCCCACGCCACCCCGCACTGCGACGCGGGCCCCCCGCTGCCCGCCGACCGGCTCGTCCTGGTGGGGGAGACCGACACCCCGCCGATCGCGCTGGAGTTCAGCCCCCCCGGCGACGAGCACCGGGCGATCGCCGAGCGGGTCGCCGCCCTCGTCCCCGCCGGTGCCCGGTTGCAGGTCGGGCCGGGGGCGCTCGGCGTCGCGGTGCTGGAGGCGCTGCGCACCCCCGTGCACATGGACTCGGGCCTGCTGCCCGAGGGCGTCGTCGACCTCGACCGCCGCGGCCTGCTCGCCGGCACCCCGGTCACGACCTACCTGGCCGGCGGTCCCGGCCTGCTGGCCTGGGCGGCGGGCCGCCGGCTGCTGCATCCCATCGAGCACACCCACGACCTGGGCCGGCTGTCGAGCGGGCTGCCGTTCGTCGCGGTGAACACCGCGATCGAGCTTGACGAGCAGGGCCAGGTCAACGTGGAGGGCTTCCCTGGCGCGACCGTCGGCGGCGTCGGCGGCCACGCCGACTACGCCGCCGCCGGCGCCCGCTCGCCCGGCGGCCTGTCCATCATCGCCATGCCGGCGACCCACCGCGGCCGCCCCACCCTCGTCGAGCGTCTGTCGGCCCCCGTGAGCACCCCCG from Frankia alni ACN14a harbors:
- a CDS encoding acetyl-CoA hydrolase/transferase C-terminal domain-containing protein — translated: MSVESGKLAELVEPGSRVALADGIGAPRSVSGELAAAAAAAGGVRLLLGWLPVADRELDLAAFADVRAVMSGWGLRRPVDDGRVRALPVRLSAVPSLLHGPLRPDLLVATVVPAPGGGYAFGTEVAWMHAAIAAGARVAGVVAHATPHCDAGPPLPADRLVLVGETDTPPIALEFSPPGDEHRAIAERVAALVPAGARLQVGPGALGVAVLEALRTPVHMDSGLLPEGVVDLDRRGLLAGTPVTTYLAGGPGLLAWAAGRRLLHPIEHTHDLGRLSSGLPFVAVNTAIELDEQGQVNVEGFPGATVGGVGGHADYAAAGARSPGGLSIIAMPATHRGRPTLVERLSAPVSTPGHDVDVVVTEHGTADLRGLDRRERAAALHHLWDRPASS